The Mucilaginibacter terrae region TTGGCATCATTGGCCAATGTATAGTATAATGTGGTTGATTTATTATACCCGGGTAGCGTACCCCACTCCGTTATCTTACCATCAATTTTAACAGCTGCAGGGGCCTTAATACCCTGCGATATATCAGTATGTTGAGCGGAAGAGTTTAAGATAGTGCCTACGCAAAGCACAGATGTGTACAATAACTTATATAAGGTTTGATTTAGTTGCATAGTGTTTGTTTAAAAGTTGAACCGATGGGTTAGACCACCGTTACGAGCATTGGTTTATAATGGGATGCAGCTAATTAGTAAAAGTTGCATATTTATAACTACAAATTTAGTACAGCCAGCAAAACTATTACAAAGTGTTAAGTAATAAATTCAATACAATATACTACTGCACAATTATGTTACATAATCATATTATGCCAAGCACATTTCAATACTTATGATTTATTAATAACTGCAGAGGTTAAACTATATTTGTCAGCCGTTGTCAAATTATAGTAATTTATCTGCTTTACACTGTGAAATATTTTTTAACCCTATTTATACTTTGCTTTACCTTTTATAGCCGTGCACAGGAAATTGTGAAACGCGACCGTAAGCTTACTTCGCAGGTTACTGAACAATACAATGTACTTAAGAGTGACTATTCTGTTTTTCAAGGACAGTATGCTGCTTACCTAAAAAAAACACTCATTGCGGCGGGTAATTATTCCAACAATAAAAAAACCGGAACTTGGACCTTTTTTAATAAGCAAGGAAAACTTTGCCAGCGTTATAATTACGATAATCAAACTTTAGTATTTGAAGCACCTCCTGATAGCACCACCCGATTTGTTTACATAGTAGACGATTCGCTGAAAAATAACCCTCGTTTTACGCGGCCTGTACGAATAGGTGGCTCCTATTATGGTTATTTGAATTACATTAATCTGGTGCGTTTACCTAAGGATTACTGGAATTTAAGCAATCAAACATCAGTAGTGAGTATGGAAATTTTGGTGAGCCCATTTGGCCGGTTAGCCGAGTTTAAAATTCGCATAAGGCCAATCGTGCCCGACTTTTATGTTGAGGATGCCCTATTAAATTTGAATATTAAATTATTAGATGACGACGACAAGTTTTTTGTACCTGCCACGCTAAATGGTGAGCAAGTAGCCGTGCGGGTGGTTATTCCCTGCCGGTTTGTTGGAGCCGACAAAATAGAGATGCTATAAAATAAAACGAGCCGCTTAAGTTAAGCGGCTCGTTTTATTTTATTCGTGACCGTGATGGCCGTCTGCTCCGTGAGCGTGGCCATGTGCCAACTCCTCGGGATTAGCCGGGCGCACGTTGATAATTTCGCCTTTAAAATGCAGAGCCTGACCAGCCATTGGGTGGTTTAAGTCAACAATAACCGAATCTTCGGCAATTGATACTACCTGGCCCTGGAAACGGTTGCCCTGGTTATCTTGCAAAGGCAATATCGAACCTATTTCAGGCAATTCGGCACCTTCGCCTTCAAACATTTCTTTAGGTAAGTTGGCTACTGCCTCATCATTATATTCACCGTAAGCGTCTTCGGCGCTTAGTTTAAAGTCAAAGCTATCACCGGTAGACAATGTGCTCAAATGCTCTTCAAAACGAGGCAACATCTGGCCTGCGCCATATAAAAAGGTTAATGGTTGCTCCTGGGTTGCACTTTCAACCAAGCCTTCTTGTCCGTCTTCCTGGTTAACATACAGATCGTAAGTTAACGATACGACGTGTTGTGATTCAATCTTCATTGGATATTGTTTTTTTAATTAAAAGCTACGAAAGCCATATTTGTTTTACAGCTTCAGCTGCCGACAGGGCCGGTAATCCGCAGGTTTTGTCTTTACAAACAAAAATACGGGTATCGTCTCCTGTTCTATTTTGCAGTAAAGGTAAGTTTTCCACGTTACCGCCCAACATTATTTTATCGGGAATGTAAAACTGTTCCATTTCGGCACGCATATCGTCGGCATCGTTTCCGGTTATGGCTACCTCATATAAACCGCCTATCTCTTCCAACAGCAACAAACACCAGTTAGCATACGCCGAACCGTATTTTTCCATAAATGGCATTACATTACGCAGCAACTGCGCCGAAACCTCTTCATAACGGCTCACTTCGAATAGCATACCCAAGCGTTTTAAGTTACGCGCCATTACCGAATTTGATGAAGAGATCACACCATCCATAATTTCGCTTTTGCGGGCAATCAGTTGTTCATCATCGGCAGCGGTGTAAAAAAACATACCGTCGGCCTCGTTATAATAATACTGTATGGCAGTATCGGCAAGGCTACGCGCCAGTTCCAGCCATTTAAAATCAAAGGTTACCTCGTACAGGGCCAGGTAAGCCTCAATTACATTGGCATAGTCATCTAAAAAAGCTACCGGCTTTTCCCCTAATGCGTCTTTTTTATAAATGCGGGTTAAGCGGCCATCGGTATTAATGAGGTTTTGATGTATGAATGCGGCATTGTTTAATGCTAACTGCAAATGAGCATCCTTATCAAATACGCGGTAGGCTTCGCACAGGCCTTTCAACATTAATCCGTTCCACGAGGCCAGTATTTTATTATCCAATCCCGGGCGAATGCGCGTGCCGCGGGCTTCAAACATTTTTGCTTTTGCTGCCGCAATGAATGCTTGCAGCTCTTCGGTACTTAAGCCCAGCGTTTTGGCCAGTATGGCATCCTGCTCTTTGCGGTAAAAAACGTTGGTGTGCTCTTCTTCCCAGTTGCCATCTTCAACTACGTGGTAGTAGATACAAAACAGATCGGCATCATCGCCGAGTACCTCTTCAACTTCGGCTTTGGTAAAGGTGTAAAACTTGCCCTCTACCCCTTCGCTATCGGCATCAAGCGCCGAGTAAAAGCCATATTCGTGCGAGGTTAGTTCGCGCTGAACAAAGGTTATGGTTTCTTCTACAACCTCTTTGTACAAGTCGTTATTGCTCCAGGCATAGGCTTCGGCATACAAACCAATCAGTTGGGCATTATCATACAGCATTTTTTCAAAGTGAGGCACATGCCAGCGGCCATCAACCGAGTAACGCGCAAAGCCGCCGCCAATGTGGTCGTATATACCACCAAACGCCATTTTATGCAGCGTAAGTTTTACTAATTGTGCCAGGCTATCATCCTTAACATGGTGCGCGTAACGCATTAAAAACAACCAGTTATTAGGCATCGGAAATTTGGGTGCCCGGCCAGAACCGCCCTCAGTAGTATCGAGGTATTTTTTCCAGTTGGTAAGGATGGCTTGCAAATTGCTCAGCTCGTACTCGGGCTGCTCGGTTATCAGGTTTACGCTTTCATACTGCTGTATGCCTTCGGTTAGGCGCACGGCGTACTCAATGGCTTCGTCGGGTCGGTTGTAATAAAAATCGGCCAGGCTCATGAGTATATTCATCCAGTCGTGCTTTTGGTAATAAGTGCCGCCGTATATGGGGCGCTGATCGGGCAGACAAATACAGTTGAGCGGCCAGCCGCCACGGTTGGTCATGAGTTGTACAGCGCTCATATATATCTGGTCAACATCGGGGCGCTCCTCCCTATCAACCTTAATACATACAAAATGCTCGTTCATAAGGGCAGCCACCTCAGCGTCTTCAAAACTTTCGTGCTCCATTACGTGGCACCAGTGGCAGGCCGAGTAGCCAATACTCACTAATATCAGCTTGTTTTCATCTTTAGCGCGTTGCAGGGCTTCGGTACCCCAGGGGTACCAGTCTACCGGGTTATTGGCATGTTGCAGTAAATATGGGGATGCTGAATTGGCAAGACGATTCATGTTAATTTCGGGTTTCGGATGTTCGATTTCGGATTTAAACCAGCGGGCGAAGCTAAAGGTTTTAAGCGAACTTTAAATTGAATGAAACCCTGATACAGAATAGTTCAATTTTATTCTGGCTTGTAAAACCGTTTATATCGCGCATCAATTTCAATTTTTGTCCAGCCTGTAGTTGTGTAAACTTTCCTTGTAGTGGTAGTATGAATAATATCTCCCGGCAATATGCTCACGCTCGATGGTATTGGGTATTTGTCGGCATTATAATTTGCAGGCTCTTCCAAATACATTAAGTTTAATTGGTCGTTAAACTTAACTCGTGCAATACACGGCTGATTGGCATAGCCTGGAATTATTTGCGGATCAGAAACAGTAGGTATTTCATTATAAGGAAACTGCTGTATTTGCCAAAACTGATCAAATATGATGTTATCACTCTCGTTAGGGAAATGAAGTATCAGATTTGAATTTCTCAGATTTTCAACCTCATTCAGCAAATCATCTGATTTTTTCCCATCGAAGTTTAAGTCAACTGCCACATCACTAATAGCCGACAGTAATGCGTAAGAGCCTTCAAATCTATTTTTAAGTTCAATTTTCTTACGATCATTTTTTTGAGCATCCTTTTTGCATCCTAATGTTGTAAGCAACAATGCACAAAGCGCAATATATTTTAATTTAAAATTCATGTGATAGATTAACTATCTTGCAAAGTAGCTATTTTTACATTAATTACTTAATAGT contains the following coding sequences:
- a CDS encoding FKBP-type peptidyl-prolyl cis-trans isomerase, yielding MKIESQHVVSLTYDLYVNQEDGQEGLVESATQEQPLTFLYGAGQMLPRFEEHLSTLSTGDSFDFKLSAEDAYGEYNDEAVANLPKEMFEGEGAELPEIGSILPLQDNQGNRFQGQVVSIAEDSVIVDLNHPMAGQALHFKGEIINVRPANPEELAHGHAHGADGHHGHE
- a CDS encoding thioredoxin domain-containing protein, whose amino-acid sequence is MNRLANSASPYLLQHANNPVDWYPWGTEALQRAKDENKLILVSIGYSACHWCHVMEHESFEDAEVAALMNEHFVCIKVDREERPDVDQIYMSAVQLMTNRGGWPLNCICLPDQRPIYGGTYYQKHDWMNILMSLADFYYNRPDEAIEYAVRLTEGIQQYESVNLITEQPEYELSNLQAILTNWKKYLDTTEGGSGRAPKFPMPNNWLFLMRYAHHVKDDSLAQLVKLTLHKMAFGGIYDHIGGGFARYSVDGRWHVPHFEKMLYDNAQLIGLYAEAYAWSNNDLYKEVVEETITFVQRELTSHEYGFYSALDADSEGVEGKFYTFTKAEVEEVLGDDADLFCIYYHVVEDGNWEEEHTNVFYRKEQDAILAKTLGLSTEELQAFIAAAKAKMFEARGTRIRPGLDNKILASWNGLMLKGLCEAYRVFDKDAHLQLALNNAAFIHQNLINTDGRLTRIYKKDALGEKPVAFLDDYANVIEAYLALYEVTFDFKWLELARSLADTAIQYYYNEADGMFFYTAADDEQLIARKSEIMDGVISSSNSVMARNLKRLGMLFEVSRYEEVSAQLLRNVMPFMEKYGSAYANWCLLLLEEIGGLYEVAITGNDADDMRAEMEQFYIPDKIMLGGNVENLPLLQNRTGDDTRIFVCKDKTCGLPALSAAEAVKQIWLS